GCCCTGTATGGTGACGGCCGTGGGCCTTTCGACCTTGGCCTTTATGCCGGCGGGGAGCCTGTACTCTATGGGGTGCGAGTAGCCGAGGCTCAAGTTGAGCACGTCGCCCCGGGCCTCCGCCTTGTAGCCCACGCCCACTATCTCGAGCTTCTTCTCGAACCCCTCGGCTACACCCCTGACCATGTTGGCGAGCAGCGTGCGCGTAAGGCCGTGGAGCGAGCGCTCGATGCGGCCGTCGCCGTTCCTCGTCACGGTGAGCACGTTGCCGTCGAGCTTCACCGAGACCTCGTCCCTTATCTTCT
The nucleotide sequence above comes from Deltaproteobacteria bacterium. Encoded proteins:
- a CDS encoding 50S ribosomal protein L6, encoding MSRIGTQPINIPAGVKVAVEGGTVKVSGPLGSLEQKIRDEVSVKLDGNVLTVTRNGDGRIERSLHGLTRTLLANMVRGVAEGFEKKLEIVGVGYKAEARGDVLNLSLGYSHPIEYRLPAGIKAKVERPTAVTIQGADKQLVGQVAAEIRALRKPEPYKGKGVKYADETIARKAGKAGKAGGK